CCCCCCCCCCCCCCCCCCCCCCCCCCCCCCCCCCCCCCTTTTCAAGCAGCAGACGGCATACGAGCTGTATTAACCGGACAGCACCCGTTCGTCCGGCCGACGGCGGGACCCGGACAGCCGCCCGGCGTCGGCCACCCGCCGAACCCCGGACAGGCCGGCCCCGCCGCGCCCCCGACCGGCGTCCCGCCGCAGCCGGGCAGCGCACGCACCGCGGGACCGGCCCCGTCGGCTCCGCCCACCGGGCCGTACGGCGCCGGCGCGCCCAGCCAGCAGACGGGCGCCCGCCCGGTCGTCGCCGGTTCGCCACCCACGTCCTCGGATACCCTGGGTACGCCGCTGGTCGCGGCGCCGCCGGCCGGAGGTCCGCCCGAGCGGCCACGCCCGCGGACCACCCGCCGTCCGTGGCCCTGGATCGTGCTCGCCCTGGCGATCCTGGCGATCATCATCACCACGGTGCTGGTGCTGAGCAGCCGCGATCCCGATCCACCCCAGTCCGCCGGAACCACCGTCTCGGCCGTCGACGTCCAGCAGGAGGACCTCCGATGACCCGCATCCTCGGGAACCGTTACGAGGTGGGCCGGCTGCTCGGGTACGGCGGCATGGCGGAGGTCCTGCTGGCGCGCGACACCCGGCTCGACCGCGACGTGGCGATCAAGATCCTGCGCTCCGACCTGGCCCGCGACCACACCTTCCAGGCCCGCTTCCGGCGCGAGGCGCAGTCCGCGGCCTCGCTGAACCACCCGGCGATCGTCTCGGTGTACGACACCGGCACCGACCCGACGACCGACCCACCTACGCCGTACATCGTCATGGAGTTCGTCGAGGGCCAGACGCTGCGCGAGCTGCTCCGGACCGAGGGCACCCTCGAGGCGCCCCAGGCCATGCGGATCACCGCCGAGATCTGCGGCGCGCTCGACTTCTCGCACCGCAACGGCATCGTGCACCGCGACGTCAAGCCCGGCAACGTGATGATCACGCCGGCCGGCCGCGTGAAGGTGATGGACTTCGGCATCGCCCGCGCCGTCTCGGACACGGCTGCCACCATGACCGCCACGGCCGCGGTCGTCGGCACCGCGCAGTACCTCTCGCCCGAGCAGGCACGCGGCGAGAGCGTCGACGCCCGGTCGGACGTGTACGCCGCGGGCTGCGTGCTGTACGAGCTGCTCACCGGGACGCCGCCGTTCACCGGCGACTCGCCGGTCGCGGTGGCCTACCAGCACGTCCGCGAGGTGCCGAAGCTGCCGAGCTCGCTGAACCCGACCGTCCCGCGCGACCTCGACTCGATCGTGATGAAGGCGCTGTCGAAGAACCCGGCCAACCGCTACCAGAGCGCCGCCGCCATGCAGGACGATCTCGACCGGGCGATCATGGGCGAGAAGGTCCAGGCCGCGCCGGTGCTCACAGAGGAAGAGGCCACGACGATCGTTCCCGCGCTGCCGGCGGCGGCCCTGCCGGACGTCGCGGCGTACGGCGAGGAGCAGGACGACCGCCGTCGCGGCGGCGGGATCTCCGGCCGCACGTGGGCGTGGCTGGCCGCGCTGCTGGCCGCCGTCGTCGTCGCGGCGTTCTTCGTCGTCCCGTCGATGTTCGGCAAGGACGCGCCCGCGCAGGTCACCGTGCCGTCGGTCGTCAACCAGAGCCTCGACGACGCGACCGCCACTCTCCAGAAGTCCGGGCTCAAGGTCGGCGAGGTCACCAAGGTGACCAGCTCG
This region of Cumulibacter manganitolerans genomic DNA includes:
- the pknB gene encoding Stk1 family PASTA domain-containing Ser/Thr kinase, with translation MTRILGNRYEVGRLLGYGGMAEVLLARDTRLDRDVAIKILRSDLARDHTFQARFRREAQSAASLNHPAIVSVYDTGTDPTTDPPTPYIVMEFVEGQTLRELLRTEGTLEAPQAMRITAEICGALDFSHRNGIVHRDVKPGNVMITPAGRVKVMDFGIARAVSDTAATMTATAAVVGTAQYLSPEQARGESVDARSDVYAAGCVLYELLTGTPPFTGDSPVAVAYQHVREVPKLPSSLNPTVPRDLDSIVMKALSKNPANRYQSAAAMQDDLDRAIMGEKVQAAPVLTEEEATTIVPALPAAALPDVAAYGEEQDDRRRGGGISGRTWAWLAALLAAVVVAAFFVVPSMFGKDAPAQVTVPSVVNQSLDDATATLQKSGLKVGEVTKVTSSVEQTDKVVGQDPSAQASADKGSKVNLSVGAGPAQITVPDVTGKPQDEAKALIEAAGLKFSPVEQDNAQSAGTAISSSPKAGESAPEMSTVTVFISSGQVQVPSVIGKTKDDALQVLQQAGFSNVQVTEQDSNEPAGMVVGQDPNSGKQSTENVVTLAVSSGQVAVPSVVGKTRAEAEQLLKQAGFTPQSTEQEAAGKTPGTVISQNPASGKQPAGATIQLVIAKAPPATTTSSPAPPTTTSPPPASTSTPPGG